tccagCTCATCAGTTTCACGGTCATGGAGAATTATATTGGGATGGCAAAGGAGGCGCTGGTTCGCCCAAACCAGTCTTCATGTACCTAAGAGGAATTAATTCAGTGTTTATAGGACTTCACCTTTTAAATTGCCCTATGAGATGTGTTGCCATCGATAATTCCAATAATATCATCGTTTCTCGTTTTCTAATTGATAATCGTGCGGGAGCACACGTAAGCAGAATTCtgttttcaatatattattatgcaaCTATTTAGTacactttaaaatatgtttctttttaatttagggCACTGCAGCTCGAGGAAAAGAGGGTCACAATACTGATGGATTCGATGTCGCTAAAACTCAATATCTGATTTTAAGAGATCATGTAATTTATAATCAAGATGATTGCGTCGCCATTAATGATGGTGCTCACATGGTGATTGACAACTTATACTGTGATGGAAGCCATGGATTTGATATTGCCACTGGAATGTCCACCACGGATGTCAATAGAAATGTGGTTTATAATATAACATTCCAAAACTCCCTGTTGTACGATGGAATGTACGGTCTTCATATTCTAACTTGCAATGACGGTGGTACCGGATACGTAAAAAATGTCTACTATAAGAACATCACTTTTAGCggtaagatatttaaaataggcaagtaaatcaatatatttaataaacattcaTTTCTTTGATAGGACCTTCTGACTATGGAATCATGATTCAGCAAGACTTCGCCAACCTTGCTCAAGGTTCAACCGGGCATGCAACTGGAAATGTTCCAATTTCTAATGTGAGATACGAAGGCATAACGGGCGAAATGAATGGAAAATATTCATATGCTCTAAGTATTCGTTGTGCAACTGATGGTTGCTCTGATATTGAATTCAACGAAGTGAGCATCACTAATGCCAAGTCCAGCAATGAATGCAAAAACTACATCATAAGCGGATGGTGTTAGGAAAATATAGTTGCTTGTATTTTccttgttaaaaatattaataaataattaaatttatcattttgaaTAATGATTTCGTCTAAGGTGCTCCAGTGCAGACAAGTCTCAGGCAAATGATTACACTCGTTAAAGTTGGTTctctaattataaatttaaaaactgactGCGAATTTAGTGGCTATTTAATTGCAATTATAGGTAGGAACGTATAAGTTTTGGGATAAAATTGTATGTACAGCAGTTGTTACAGGACTTGTTGTTTACAGGACTTGTAAATTTTCAACTAAagattgtaatttatttttaatttatcaaaatacgTAGAGTCGTTGAGATCAGAATGAAAAAAAAGGatttctgatatacttgacaAAATTCCCATGCAGATCTGAAAAAACGCAACTTAAAGTTAACCCTTAACTAGTTTCGTGTTTTCTAGTTCCGTAAGTGGTATTGGGGGGGTGACCACTGACCCCAAACGCTACATTCTTCgtcgattttttttctcataaagcAGAAAACACATTTTAGCGCAAAACACAGTCAAAGGCCATCTGCGAGTTCTGTTGCATAAATAACTAGCACATTTGTGGTCCAAGCTATCAACATCAGATTtagtagaattaaaaaattctcttaTTTTGGATATTCTAGATTCACTAACCGTATTATCATGCATGAAAGAAAGACCTGAATTGGCTGATCTTGCTGGTCTTTTTAAGACACCTGCCAGTCtaagtaataatattatgaGATCAGTTCAAACAAGTCCTGGTCCATTTTTTGCCCGTCTATGCCGGTTTTTCCCATAAAAACAGCCAGTTGAAGAAGATACAAGAGGGTTGAGGTTTAGCGTGAATAGGGAAATCTAGAGCCTGGAACAAAACTAGATCAATATCCATAACTTATTCTTCTGAAAATTCCGGTTCGGACTCGGTGTCATGGTTAATGTGTCCACTTTCTGCATCAGAAATGTCGTCATCACTTTTAGCAAAGATTTCTGAGTCGAGAATATCTTTTACGTCTCGACTtcactatataataaaaatttacgagtttttttgcaaataagaACAGTACTAGTATCGTGGGGTCCCTACTAACCCCAACAGCGATTATTTCCAGGAAACGGCGAGCTACATGGACGAGCCTCAAGTACCAACATAGAAATATGATAAAGTATCATATTTCTATGGGTAACACTCTATCTATGGTTCTTTCTCTATTTCCATGGGTACCAACTAAATGTCGCCAATTTATGAAGCTACTAAAGCGCTCAAGGCAATGTTGCCAATATTAACAAGCGGACGTTTAAATATGTGTGCCTGGAGTCAGCCAAGACCCCATCGTACATGTTAAGGGTTAAAGAAgcttaaatgttttattatcttAGCTATACAGATAATTTTACCTGCATTTTCAATTGCGTTTTATTGCATGGTAATATAAGGAAATTTTGGAACCTTTAAAGTACCTTGAAAGTTTAGTAATTTTATCCTATGATTGGTAAAGTATTTAGTTAGATAAGCCGCTTAGGACAAGCTGCATGAGACTCCTTAGTCTAAGTGGTATTCctaaattcctaaaaatattttaaaacttaattatttaaaagtgatgcCTCTCCAtaaagtcaaaaataaaatgcagaaaaaaacTTTACTTACAAATTGCGggacaaatttttaattaaaaatttaggaaaCTATAAACACTTACATAAAGACTTTATTTATAATAGaccaaaaactataaatctATCTAAAGATTATTAATGTTATATATCAatcctattttaataataatttggtcTAAATAGGATTACTATGAACCGTaagataatatatttgtttattagtggttttataatagtttatatactattattttataatatataatcttTAATGTATACCTTTAAGCAAGATAATacaagttaatttaaattttattttaaagtcttAAGACCTAATACTTAATACATATTGTTTCCCTTTTTTGCAGCAACTGGTAGCTTCTCTCCGGTCAAGAATGGATTTTCCCTATGAGTCTGCAAAGaagttttaatataatattaataaaatacagaGTGGTTTTAAAAGAACTCCAATGAGTTCTTTAATTTGCTGTTAAAAGATAATTTAGAATATAAGGCTAATTTAACATGAGAAATCTGGCCTCAGTTTGTTCTAGGCTTATAGATGGCGCCATCCTCTTGCGTTTTGAAGATTCGTAAATTAATTATCTGATGATACATTTCACTTTTCATGCTCTTCTTGTAACTTAGAACATGCAAACAGACAGAATAGAGAAGGTTTTTGGACTCTTTAAGCTTCCTTAATTTTCCTGTTCAACTCAGATGATTTGGTTGAAGCTAGTTATGCAGCTGTGGTATCATATTTTACCGAGAATGTATATGGCTGGCGTATTAATATTAGTTGAAGTTTTCAGACGAATAATGCTAAACAAAAAGACATCTTTCggataacaacaaaaaaagtattgttATTCTTTTAAGTTATACCAAATGTTTGCATTTCTACTCTCTAAGATTAAGGCAGTTTAAAACTTACTACGTATTACTAATAAATGTGGCTCACTACTGTCTACTAGCTGTGTGTTATTTCTAGTTACTACCTACCTTTTCATCAGAATGATACTTTTTTGCAACAAGGTTTTTATGAGGATATCCTTGATTAACCTTAAACAATATaggaaaaaattacttagatcAAGAAGAGCAAAcccaattataataaaacattttttttctcgataAATGACATAGGGCATTGCTTTAAAACTTCAATTATAAACATGAATTTATCGAGAACGCAGACATAGATTTTATTCACCTTTAGAGACTGTTGCAAAAGCCGTCCAAAGTCCATTCTAGCGACATCCATGGGATCTTCCACCATTGGATTATTGGCACTTGGACAGTCAAACATATGTTCTGCATCACACATACAATCTTGTAAAGCTTGGTAGCTTCGACTAAATGCTGCGGAATTTTCGAATTCTTCAAGACAACCCTGTTCAGCTGcaaattagaacaatttattttataaaagtgaaGCGGACGACGGTTTTAACTGTTATAGGAGTATACTGTAATcctttaggacatttatgagaTAATCTGGTACAGTCTAGAGTAAGATAAACAAATAGCCTTAGAAGAACtccttaaatatataatataagaaaaataattacactAGTTTGGATTTGTTGCATATACCGTACATACACTCCCGGACTATGCCGGATAGAtcaaagaaaattgattttcgTTGATAGCaaagacaataaaattttttagattttaattttacagtAACATAAAATGGTCAATTGGTGTGGtggtgtaaaaaataattaaaatttctttaatttataacaaaaaaagtataaatgattgcaatatatttttttgcttcatgaattgattttctttttataaatttatatatagtaTATGAGTTAAGTATTTTTACCAACGTTTCTTATAAAAAGAGCCATTTCCGGTAAAGCAATATTTCcatcatttaagatatttatataaatactcTATTTCGAAATCTCTGAAACTAAAATGTTCGTACATCAACTTGCTAAACCTACGCGAAACATTGGCATTCTTTTTCTTCATATTCATATAGACATACCGTTATATCCTACGGGGCATGGGTTAGGAGGGTTACAATAAGCTGGTAATGAGGCATCTGTCTTAATTTCCTGCTTAGACAGCTTCAAGCCTGGTCCCAAAAGTTGGTTCCCGTCTCCAGCACCACCAGAAATATATTGATTACCCCATAAACTGCTGTGTTGCATTAGTTCTTGATCTCTAATACTCGGATACATATTAACAtccctaaaaataatataagtaaaaatttataaaaaagataagTTGGACTTTGGAAATACGAGAGATTCTCACCCAAGGTTGTCATAATCTAACGGAAACAATTGTTCTTCCTTCATATCTCTGGATAAAGCTCTGGTATTCAGAGGTAAACCGTCAGTGAAGTCTAGATAGGATATGTCGCCGTCCTCTTTACCATTGAATCGATTTACGAGACCACGTAAAAATACTCCAGTCAATAAGTTgtcctaaataaaaaagtatggttttaatttaaaagcttATAGTGGTGCATTCGTACCAGACAATACTAAAGTAgtcttttttttggaaaattggtGAAATAGCTGTTCGGTTTTATGGTTAAATAGAAAATGCtgtgttaaaatttttgtttttgacttGACTGcttgaatttttgaattgactgctttgtttatttaacaaattacctTTGCATTAGGAAGATAACACAATACTCCAGAAAGTGTTACAATCAATAGTAAGAGCGTGGGTGACATGGTTCAgcctggaaataaaaaaaaatgtattattagtACTTACTTAACAAAAACtgataaacatattttttctccAAAGATTACAATCTGCTAGAtctctattttttaaatgttaaaggTATGACCcaaaagatataataataatgattgcATTTCGAGTTAAAACTTAATTAGAGAAAAAACTACTAAAACACACTACATATGATGCATAGTTtaggtaaaaatatattattattatattcccTATGCCTTTAGACAAAAACTGTTGTCTATATTTATGAACATCAAACAATGAAAAGAGGTCTTGCTAAAATTATGGAATCACTATAGAAAATAGGGCCATATGGTTAAATGTATAAACCATTATTGCTTTAGACACTTACCTAAGAGAGAAAAGTCGAAGTCTGCAACACCCGTTTCCCAATTTTCCGCAATCAATAAAATGGTTTGCGCGCACATCATCCTGCTTGTTGAAGcgataacattttttaatagcggtagaattaaacaaataatttaaatttggatataaaaattgtattatggaatgaaaaaaatcaaatcttggTGTCCATAATAtacgaaaaataatttataatatatataaagcCTCTGATTTGGTTGTCATGCATTATAGCCTTTAGGGGCTATATTAGCTTTTGTAATATGATCTTGCAATAGTTAATTTGTACAGAGGGGTGTTCTTGATAAAGCAGGATGTTTCCGTGATGATGTGAAAGACCCCAAGTCAAGCAAAGAGGTTGTTCTTATTTCTTTCAAGGAAGAACAGGCTTAAATAAGAATTGGTCTCACACACTTCTTATAAATCCTTTACTTTCCTTTGAACTTTTCCTTTTGCATGTCGTGCCTAGGTGAGGTGTTAATTGAGAAAAACTCTCGGGCATTTAACCCATACATAACCCAAGGAAGATTGACATCTTTTCACTTTACTTCCAAGGTGTGCAAACTGGCAGATTTGGTAGTCTTTAATGTGGGTAACTCGAACATGTATACATGTTAAGCAGAAGTAACAAAACGGGTTTACCTTACGGAATTCTTGCTAGGACTTAGCGAATATGGAAAGTTGATTATCGACCACGATCCGGGAGAACCTAAAGTCTCTAGTAGCGCGTAGAGCCTTTAGAACTATTTTACGATTTTCTCTATGGCTGATAAGAAAGTGATATGCGTGTACTATTTGGGTTCACTCTGCAGTTTCTCAACACTCCTTGCGGATTAGAATAATCTTTGATTCTTTCCGTTAGGATGGTAAGTGGCTGTATAGATTGCGTTAGAAGATCTAGCGAGTTCATCACGTTCTTTGTCAGGCAGATTTCTAAATATAGTTGCGAAAGATTGTCAAGaggtaattttttcataattcatTGAGACCtctgatattaaaatttacGGTAGTGAGCATTGACTTTACTAAAGCCGTTTTTTACATGACAGGATTTTTATCCTAGACCTGGTCaaatatcatacatttttaCAGTTCCTCATCCAATAACTCGCAAGCTCCAATCTACACAGAGAACATCAATCAAGCTTTCAGAGAATTTACATACTCGTTCATCTAAATTGTGGGTTTCTatgattgatttaaaaaatcattttttatggaAAGAAGGAGGTCGATATAGGGATAGGAATTGCAGGCTCCAAACTTTAATAGCGCATTCTGTGTTCAGAATGAaccttaatttttcttataaacataTATTGACAAACATTCGCAAATGAGAATACAGACTATTAAATTTCAAAGAACAATAAAAACCCAAatcttcttcaaaaaataaaaattatttttagaatccTTCTTCGGTTTGGAGCAAATTTTATTATCTACTTTTCACTCGTACGATACAAGCTTTTTGAGTATTCGAGGGAGCTCATTCAATTacaaattgagttttttttggaAGCGAACTTTGAGTGTCCTAAATTGCCTTTTAGGAACTCATCCATACTCAGCGAATATCAGCTCCAGTTAAAATTTTCCTCGAGAAGTTTTGAtattctgtataaaaattcttaagGATGAGCCGAGCTCAAGCTCTTTAGACCTAATCCAAGACGTAAGGCCACGATGGCTTATTGCCATTTCCAAATTCTTTGGCTTCTGATATCTTTAGCCTTTAACCAGAATTTCTGGAGCCTCACTCCAGAAATTCTGGTTCATGTCAACACCTCAGAACCTATTTACGCTTTACATCTTTTTTGACAGCGAACTATGAGTTTCGATCTCAGAATCATAAATACGATGGACccagtaatatttttcttgtagtGCGGATCTTCTGCAAAAGATACCCCATTTCCAAGTAAACTAATATAGAAACTCTGCAGCAAGAtgttcttttattcttttacCCGAAAACCTTGCAACGAACGAAAAAATGGCAGAGAATCAAATTTGCTACAAACTGAATGACGACTTAACAATGTAAGAGAATATAAAGAATTGAGAATAATAGAATACTGTAGTAGAGTACTGGCCACCAAGGCTATTCACGAGGCATCAACCTTTTGTTGGAGATCATGAATATCAGGTTATCATTCACCTCGtccacagtttttttttcacttatatctaagattttttctttcatGAGCTTTTTAGCAAATAAGTTTCTACAGAAAGTTGTAAATAGCATCACTTGTATTCTTAATAGCAATGAACCAGATAAGCGATCGTCGTCGCTGCAACTATTTCGCATCGTACAACAGTctcattataataaaaactcgGCTCATGTAAAAGCAGCTTAATAACAACTGCATTGACAATAATGAAATTGACAGATAGCTGGATTAcccagaaaaaaatcaaaataataaattttaggttagaattTATCACTCACACGGTTTTTTTGGTTGTtatggttttaaattaaattttttgatgtttttgacAAGTACTCAGGTAACTAatgaaaaaatacttaaaaaatttacatttttaattagatgacatattttaaattctaatccAGGCGGTGTGGCAACGCAAGGATCCATATTCCATTTAGGCTTAATATGAAAGATATTTGACTATTTAAGTGATAGTGGTTGAGCGAAAAGTTGGATATAATGCTACGATTTAACCAGGCACTTAATGTGTCCAAGCATTTTTACTTTAGGAATTTTTCCTCTGTTACCCTTTCAAACTACAAACCGAGCTTGAGCAGCTTAAACAGTAAGTTAAAAGTTtatgaaacatttatttattccaagcaaACGTATAGAAAGCTAATTAGATCTTTTAACTCAATTTTTGTTCATACAGATTATTGCCTATAACTAATATACATAATATGTTAGGGCTCTTTTGGGGTTGGACGAGGGGATTGTTATTAGTTAAAAAACCtgctttacattttttggtaaaGATCTAGCTTAGCAACTTTTCTGAAAATAGGATCTGAAATTATGCAATGagtattaaaatgtattaaattttcaaggaaaaaatattcttatggcaaaaaaatgaaattttaatttaaagatatattttgacattttactTCACCTGAAATTATGGGAAAAGGCTTAAAATGTGTGTAAGTCCATATTAACCTAACTATAAAagcatttgaaaattaatttgcGAGAATTTAGGTTACTGTAAAAAATGTActagtcattttttaatttattttatttttctactcttaCACACACCTTAAAGGTGTTGAAGtctaaatattacttatttttaccgattccaaaaatatataatgcctatctaaataaaattaataccacAAATTTATCAACTATTAAGTTTCCTGTATACAATTGATGTGCCGAATAAgttcttttaaacttaaatctaaTAGAGTATTGGCaccttaacatttaaaataaatatcccTTCTTTTCAGTCTCATTTTGGGTACATTTATTGGTATTTGCCCTAAAAGCTGTGAAAAGCTAATATTATGATGAAAGAACATCCTACTGTTTGATCAACATTGATCAAGCCATAATGCTCCCAAGTCTTTTAGTTGATCCTCATATGTAATTAGAATCACAAAAGCAGGAGATATAGATAAACCCCatgttttttgtattaaaatgcaTATACTTTTTAGATCATTTGCATATACTAAGAAttggcttttttttattaatctagaTATAACCTTGAGAACAATTGTGGATCCAGTTTAATAGAACCTGCCAGAGGTAGCAATAAAACTTGTCGAAAGACTACTCTTAAGGtttacaaataaattgaaagaataAAACCTAGCATGTGATTTACATAGCAATTGAAATAAGTGGTCTGAGTTGGTGCATTGTTGTAAACTATCTCAATGTTTCACACATACTGAAGTACACAAGTTCATACATACTGAAacatattcaataatttttgaaatatgtatTGTGTGTCTGATATGTTTAGATAAAGACGAAGAACTTTATTGGTGCTAATACAAAAGCATACACAACTCAGTGACGACCATATTGGTCAAAAGCCCAAGCTTAAATCTAATGTACCTAGTTATAATGTCATAAAGTTATTATTGCTATATTCATCTTTACTAAAAGAACCATTAGGcacaagatattttattaatactttaaattcATGTATTGTACAATAATTGAATTTGGATATACTAGATCATATTTTTGAGCAAtttacttttatgtaaaaaaatttaaaatattttactataaaatattttatactatataatattttacttatagtAAAATcaagtataaattaaatatggatTTGTAAAAGAAAAGTTCCTCCTTCTCTGGTTATTAAATAAGGagataaaaaattgcaatataaataaaataaaatgtttttttgttgttgtcatactgatttttaatgattttttttgtttatttaattagatttaatctttaaacacaatagtttatttaatatttcaataattccaTGAGCTAGGGTTCTGCATATATCTGACCTTGCTTTTTCTTcccattattttttgtttaatctctatatatttattttattaaattgtctGATATAAATATACTACTATATTATAGTTACAAACTACTTTCTTACAGATAAGGAATATATTTCTGCTTTTCTACCTGactgttttgtttatttagggtttaaaGCAATTTGGGTTCATGCTGGGAATGCACATGTAAGATTGTGCTGTTTATGTTAGTTTTACCCTTTATATTGCACACTTGCTAATAACATGTTTTTAAATAGATGTACTATTTACTTCATACCATAGTGCTAGAttttacatatatgtatatattttatccTACAATTAAAACTGCCCCCTACAAACATTTTTGAactcctaaataaaaaaattgttataaaacaGACTATTAGATTAAGCTTGAAATCTTTGTATTTCAAATTTGGCTAAAAATGAGACATTAATGTTAATTTGTATAAGCATAATAAGTTTgtcttgtataattttaatatatttaatatgagTATACAATGTAATAAGTAAGGTGTAAGTGGAAAATGTTAATTTAGATTTCACACATTGTCAGCATAAAAAACCAATAGAATATATCAGGTACTTGTCTCAGAATCAGGGTTCACTATCCTGCCTCAGCCTAATTATTTTCATGTagctattaaattacaatattatGTTGCTTTAAGTCAATAGCAGTAAATTATAAGTTACTTATTTGTgatcatattattaataatttacttacatTACTAATTTTTCTAGATTTAAAATCACCACAAATAGCAGCATCACAGCAGAAGCATTTTAGCAGTGATTCAGACAAAAAGGTAGGTGATGCCTGTGAACAAGTGACATCCCACCCTTCCTCAAAATCCAAGTATTCCCAATCTGCTGATTCTCCTGACAGTGTTAAATTAAAAGAGTGTCATCCTGTAGAAATTAACCCTTTGAAGGCTTCTCCCTATTCAATTCCACCGGTAAATATCATCATGTTCCTTTAGTAAAAATTACAGCAAATCACATACTCTTATCATAAACACTACTCTATAACCAGAcacttttattttgaaaaacatattttttttagaaaacaggATCTAGCACACCATGTAACATTCCAAGTGGAATGGATAGAATGCCTCAGCCTGAGGGTGCTTGGGATGAACATGAACGCAAACATAAAGCGAAAGGTAGAAAGTTCCTGCTACTTGGGTTGCTTGCCACAGCTCTGTCTATTGGAACTGTaagtctaataaaaaatatgcaaataaggatatttctaaaattattttctttatttagatCTATTATCTGGATAAGAAACGGGTGCCTCAAAAACAAACAcaagcccataagaagaaagCCGCTAAAGCTGCAGCAAgtggtaaatttaattttacattagTTTGGAAAGTTttcacaatattaattttttagccgGAATAACCAAAATTCCACCCAGTTCTGACCAAATTCCTAAGGACATACCGTATCTACTTATTGGCGGTGGTACTGCCTCTTTTACCGCATTTAGAGCTATTAAATCCTCTGATCCTACGGCTAAGGTGCGTTATGCAAAATttcatatacaggatgtttcaaattcgaccctTAACATGGAGATCTCGATATCTATAAaagatacgaagatggttaaattgcGGCACAGTAGTAAATTGTTGAGcttaaaaaaccttaataattCCGAATCGTTCcgaatatacttaaaaaaatccgaaattttaagaaatccattttatttttttttaccttatttcttattcaattttaaaataatttgcgcttttgcattgccacttttttGTGCTACATGTTGGTGTTTTTTACGcatgaagaaaatcaagatatgattaaaatttattataattgtaatatggaTCGTACTGTGGcaattttaacagaaataataaacGCTTTTGGAGCTATAATAATCCCCGACAGtttcaggaaataatttttatttcg
The genomic region above belongs to Anthonomus grandis grandis chromosome 6, icAntGran1.3, whole genome shotgun sequence and contains:
- the LOC126737653 gene encoding uncharacterized protein LOC126737653; translated protein: MRQIAVFGTSAYPNLRRKTTLADVGYAVLNETVAPAPDGCTVNSISDLYLVISACTTINVGSFEVPAAKQPLIMYLKTGTRITFTGQIVFAKRAVKGYLIEIFGKNVHVLGSSTHQFHGHGELYWDGKGGAGSPKPVFMYLRGINSVFIGLHLLNCPMRCVAIDNSNNIIVSRFLIDNRAGAHGTAARGKEGHNTDGFDVAKTQYLILRDHVIYNQDDCVAINDGAHMVIDNLYCDGSHGFDIATGMSTTDVNRNVVYNITFQNSLLYDGMYGLHILTCNDGGTGYVKNVYYKNITFSGPSDYGIMIQQDFANLAQGSTGHATGNVPISNVRYEGITGEMNGKYSYALSIRCATDGCSDIEFNEVSITNAKSSNECKNYIISGWC
- the LOC126737492 gene encoding neuroendocrine protein 7B2 isoform X1, whose translation is MSPTLLLLIVTLSGVLCYLPNAKDNLLTGVFLRGLVNRFNGKEDGDISYLDFTDGLPLNTRALSRDMKEEQLFPLDYDNLGDVNMYPSIRDQELMQHSSLWGNQYISGGAGDGNQLLGPGLKLSKQEIKTDASLPAYCNPPNPCPVGYNAEQGCLEEFENSAAFSRSYQALQDCMCDAEHMFDCPSANNPMVEDPMDVARMDFGRLLQQSLKVNQGYPHKNLVAKKYHSDEKTHRENPFLTGEKLPVAAKKGNNMY
- the LOC126737492 gene encoding neuroendocrine protein 7B2 isoform X2, translated to MSPTLLLLIVTLSGVLCYLPNAKDNLLTGVFLRGLVNRFNGKEDGDISYLDFTDGLPLNTRALSRDMKEEQLFPLDYDNLGDVNMYPSIRDQELMQHSSLWGNQYISGGAGDGNQLLGPGLKLSKQEIKTDASLPAYCNPPNPCPVGYNAEQGCLEEFENSAAFSRSYQALQDCMCDAEHMFDCPSANNPMVEDPMDVARMDFGRLLQQSLKTHRENPFLTGEKLPVAAKKGNNMY